One part of the Vicia villosa cultivar HV-30 ecotype Madison, WI linkage group LG6, Vvil1.0, whole genome shotgun sequence genome encodes these proteins:
- the LOC131612791 gene encoding calmodulin-binding protein 60 B-like: protein MVSDNHFLRIPSHGSKWNLGVTNQTSNSGLKKMINALKMNGHDSLMESFFRGVVRDEVERKLQELLFSREKINEGGRSRARSLELCFINNNKLPIMTFTKTNIIPKDEPFQVALLDVRSKSIVNEGPLSSMKIEICPIKSVFESCDDEDWTENEFKDNILHERKNKEPLLDGDRFVTLENGVGSISKIIFTDNSGWVRNKKFSLGAKAMENGDIIKEGRSQAFRVKDVRGESYKKHYPPLLNDEVWRLEKIAENGKFRERLNINEIHTVKDLLRLLMVNGSSLHKKFGKIQKKCWLAIVEHARSCVVDDYKLYCYEIIGQPILLLFNVIYELVGVTFGEQKFYLPDDLTLTPNQKNSVEIVKQDAYKNIGNLREIDEAVLNSISLEARIKSTQDLQGYVEPFISSSNVNDRMQNVEINVDPVPDIREIPGNNYDVSFGNFDEAECSTLVDLLNSEMDITSNSEKPKAVWCKIRAVVKWRISGKRRVAAAKKNEQLSVYKVYDISAIV from the exons ATGGTATCAGATAATCATTTTCTTAGGATTCCTAGTCATGGCTCGAAATGGAATCTTGGTGTTACAAATCAAACATCAAACAG TGGCCTTAAAAAAATGATTAACGCTCTAAAGATGAACGGTCACGATTCCCTCATGGAATCTTTCTTTCGAGGAGTGGTAAGAGATGAggttgaaagaaaactccaagaGCTCTTATTTTCTAG AGAGAAGATTAATGAAGGTGGAAGATCTAGAGCCAGATCCTTAGAGTTgtgttttattaataataataagttgCCAATTATGACTTTTACTAAAACTAATATCATTCCAAAGGATGAACCTTTTCAAGTTGCACTACTTGATGTTAGATCTAAGTCAATAGTCAACGAGGGTCCTTTGTCTTCAATGAAGATAGAGATTTGTCCCATCAAGAGTGTGTTTGAATCTTGTGATGATGAAGATTGGACTGAAAATGAATTCAAGGATAATATCTTGCATGAAAGAAAGAATAAAGAGCCATTGTTGGATGGAGATAGGTTTGTTACTCTTGAAAATGGAGTTGGGTCTATTTCTAAAATCATTTTCACTGATAATTCTGGATGGGTAAGAAACAAAAAGTTCAGTTTGGGAGCAAAAGCTATGGAAAATGGAGATATTATTAAGGAAGGTAGAAGTCAAGCTTTTAGGGTCAAAGATGTTAGAGGAGAAT CTTACAAAAAACACTATCCCCCGTTGTTGAACGATGAAGTGTGGCGTTTGGAGAAAATTGCTGAAAACGGAAAATTCCGCGAACGACTTAATATTAACGAAATTCATACGGTTAAGGATCTCTTGAGGTTACTCATGGTCAATGGGTCTTCATTGCATAAG AAATTTGGCAAAATTCAGAAGAAGTGTTGGTTAGCAATTGTTGAACATGCCCGATCGTGTGTGGTAGATGATTACAAGCTTTACTGCTATGAGATAATTGGACAACCAATACTGCTGCTGTTCAATGTCATCTATGAACTTGTCGGTGTGACATTTGGTGAACAAAAGTTTTATTTACCGGATGATCTCACACTCACTCCGAACCAGAAG AATTCGGTAGAGATTGTGAAGCAAGATGCATACAAAAACATTGGAAATTTAAGAGAAATTGATGAGGCTGTATTGAACTCCATAAGCTTAGAAGCACGTATAAAATCAACACAGGATCTGCAAGGTTATGTTGAACCATTTATCTCTAGTTCAAATGTTAATGATAGAATGCAAAATGTTGAAATCAATGTTGATCCGGTTCCAGACATAAGAGAAATACCAGGAAACAATTATGATGTTTCATTTGGTAATTTTGATGAAGCTGAGTGTAGCACTTTGGTTGATTTACTGAATTCTGAGATGGATATTACATCAAACAGTGAGAAACCAAAAGCAGTGTGGTGTAAGATTCGTGCTGTTGTCAAATGGAGAATATCAGGGAAGAGAAGAGTTGCAGCTGCCAAGAAGAATGAACAATTGTCTGTTTATAAGGTTTATGATATCAGTGCTATTGTCTAA
- the LOC131615004 gene encoding uncharacterized protein LOC131615004, giving the protein MRTNYEDWKESLDLYLVIANLDLALRTEKPGAITDESTEAQRTFYEKWEHSNRACLKVISYTMEKSIRQSIPKSESAKDYLKFVGEKFTRFDKAKKCEYLSLFDKTKYDGVSGVREHIMKLTHYYNKLKTLKVEIGESTLIWRVLESLPPQFDVMRTSYNTQKIEWTVDEMIAIVTQEEDSMKNAKAQSV; this is encoded by the coding sequence ATGAGGACCAATTATGAGGACTGGAAAGAGTCTCTCGACCTTTATCTTGTTATAGCCAACCTTGACTTGGCTCTAAGAACTGAAAAACCTGGCGCTATTACTGATGAGTCTACTGAAGCTCAGAGGACTTTTTATGAAAAATGGGAGCACTCTAATAGAGCGTGCCTTAAGGTGATATCTTACACTATGGAAAAATCTATAAGACAAAGCATACCAAAAAGTGAGAGTGCAAAAGATTACTTAAAGTTTGTTGGTGAGAAGTTCACTCGTTTTGATAAGGCTAAGAAGTGTGAGTATCTCTCTTTGTTTGACAAAACTAAGTATGATGGTGTTAGTGGTGTGCGTGAGCATATTATGAAGTTGACCCACTATTATAATAAGCTGAAAACTCTCAAAGTTGAAATTGGTGAAAGTACTCTAATTTGGAGGGTTCTTGAGTCTCTACCTCCCCAATTTGATGTTATGAGGACCTCATATAATACCCAGAAAATTGAATGGACAGTGGATGAGATGATAGCCATAGTAACTCAAGAGGAAGATTCTATGAAAAATGCAAAAGCTCAAAGTGTTTAG